Proteins encoded by one window of Streptomyces sp. ALI-76-A:
- a CDS encoding aldehyde dehydrogenase family protein: MPDLFIDGTWRGAVDGRTREIRCPADGSLVGVVDEAGGKDTVEAIGAARRAFDTGPWPRTSPNERGDLLVRVADLLIRDKDALARAESLDTGKRLVESEYDIDDIANCFRYFGRLVASETGRVVDTGTEGIDSRVVHEPVGVCALITPWNYPLLQTAWKVAPALAAGDTFVLKPSELTPHTAIHLMRLLTEAGLPPGVANLVLGAGPEAGAPLADHPDVDLVSFTGGLQTGRGLMAAAAGTVKKVALELGGKNPNIVFADAAFEAAVDMALTAVFLHSGQVCSAGARLLVEDSLHDRFVEELVRRARLIRLGGPFDERAQAGALISAAHRAKVEAYVAKGLEEGAVLRCGGERPSGPGLDEGFYYLPTVLDECSSGMSVVQDESFGPVLTVERFTSEDEVVRLANDTIYGLAGAVWTSDEARAARVADRLRIGTVWINDYHPYVPQAEWGGFKQSGFGRELGPAGLAEYRETKHIWRNTAPAPQGWFS, from the coding sequence ATGCCGGACCTGTTCATTGACGGCACGTGGCGCGGCGCGGTCGACGGGCGCACCCGCGAGATCCGCTGTCCCGCCGACGGTTCCCTGGTGGGGGTCGTCGACGAGGCGGGCGGGAAGGACACGGTGGAGGCGATCGGCGCCGCCCGCCGGGCCTTCGACACGGGTCCGTGGCCCCGGACCTCGCCGAACGAGCGCGGTGACCTGCTGGTGCGGGTCGCCGACCTGCTGATCCGGGACAAGGACGCGCTGGCCCGCGCGGAGTCCCTGGACACCGGGAAGCGGCTGGTCGAGAGCGAGTACGACATCGACGACATCGCGAACTGCTTCCGCTACTTCGGGCGGCTGGTGGCGAGCGAGACCGGGCGGGTGGTCGACACCGGGACGGAGGGGATCGACAGCCGGGTCGTGCACGAGCCGGTCGGCGTCTGCGCGCTGATCACCCCCTGGAACTATCCGCTGCTCCAGACGGCCTGGAAGGTCGCCCCGGCCCTCGCGGCCGGCGACACCTTCGTCCTCAAGCCGAGCGAGCTGACCCCGCACACCGCCATCCACCTGATGCGGCTGCTGACCGAGGCCGGACTCCCGCCGGGCGTCGCCAACCTGGTCCTCGGTGCCGGACCGGAGGCGGGCGCCCCGCTGGCCGACCACCCGGACGTCGACCTCGTCTCCTTCACCGGCGGACTCCAGACCGGCCGTGGCCTGATGGCCGCCGCGGCCGGGACCGTCAAGAAGGTCGCCCTCGAACTCGGCGGCAAGAACCCCAACATCGTCTTCGCCGACGCCGCCTTCGAGGCGGCCGTCGACATGGCGCTGACCGCCGTGTTCCTGCACTCCGGGCAGGTCTGCTCGGCGGGGGCGCGGCTGCTGGTGGAGGACTCCCTGCACGACCGGTTCGTCGAGGAACTCGTCCGACGGGCCCGGCTGATCCGCCTCGGCGGACCGTTCGACGAGCGGGCCCAGGCCGGGGCGCTGATCTCGGCGGCCCACCGCGCGAAGGTCGAGGCGTACGTCGCCAAGGGCCTGGAGGAGGGGGCGGTGCTACGGTGCGGGGGCGAGCGCCCCTCGGGACCGGGTCTTGACGAGGGCTTCTACTACCTGCCCACCGTGCTGGACGAGTGCTCCTCGGGAATGTCGGTGGTCCAGGACGAGTCCTTCGGCCCGGTGCTCACCGTGGAGCGTTTCACGAGCGAGGACGAGGTGGTGCGGCTCGCCAACGACACCATCTACGGTCTGGCCGGTGCCGTGTGGACGAGCGACGAGGCCAGGGCGGCCCGGGTCGCCGACCGGCTGCGGATCGGCACCGTGTGGATCAACGACTACCACCCCTACGTGCCGCAGGCGGAGTGGGGTGGCTTCAAGCAGTCCGGCTTCGGGCGCGAACTCGGACCGGCGGGACTCGCCGAGTACCGCGAGACGAAGCACATCTGGCGCAACACGGCCCCGGCGCCGCAGGGTTGGTTCTCCTGA
- a CDS encoding amino acid permease, with the protein MTTTEQPQSGPHGNDDTELAEFGYRPELKRTLGNFHTFAAGISYISILTGTFQLFYFGYGSGGPAYWWSWPMVFVGQFMVALCFAELAARYPVAGSVYNWSKKIGNPHLGWLAGWMMLIASIVSISAVALAYQLTLPQISSFFQFVGDGTGTYDVATNAVVLATVLILFTTLVNAFGVKLMATINSTGVLIELIATVVLIVMFAVHITRGPQVVTETAGTGAGHQTGYMGAFLVASLASAYVMYGFDTAASLGEESLDPSRNAPRAIIRAIVASFVLGGLILLLALMSVSSLKGDKLSTDGLQYIVLDVLGSTAGKAMLWCVLIAVTVCALAVHTAAIRLTFAMARDNNLPASSLLAKVSPRFQTPVLPAVIIGVLAVAILVVNIRQPQIFTVVTSIGIIMIYLAYLGVTAPMLVARLRGRWQPAGDGKFSLGRWGLLVNIVAVVWGTAMTINLIWPRAEVYNAAAPFHWYLRWGAVLFVAVIMGGGFAYYWFVQRHRTGVLSEHQLRPPATTTPLASPAAD; encoded by the coding sequence ATGACGACGACCGAGCAACCACAGTCCGGACCACACGGCAACGACGACACCGAGCTCGCCGAGTTCGGCTACAGACCCGAGCTCAAGCGCACCCTCGGCAATTTCCACACCTTCGCCGCCGGCATCAGCTACATCTCGATCCTGACCGGCACGTTCCAGCTGTTCTACTTCGGCTACGGCAGCGGCGGCCCCGCCTACTGGTGGTCCTGGCCGATGGTCTTCGTCGGCCAGTTCATGGTCGCCCTGTGCTTCGCGGAACTGGCCGCCCGTTACCCCGTCGCCGGCTCGGTCTACAACTGGTCGAAGAAGATCGGCAATCCGCATCTGGGCTGGCTGGCCGGCTGGATGATGCTCATCGCGTCGATCGTGTCGATCTCGGCGGTGGCGCTCGCCTACCAGCTCACGCTTCCGCAGATCTCCAGCTTCTTCCAGTTCGTCGGCGACGGCACCGGCACGTACGACGTGGCGACGAACGCGGTGGTCCTCGCGACGGTGCTGATCCTGTTCACGACCCTGGTGAACGCCTTCGGTGTGAAGCTGATGGCCACCATCAACAGCACGGGCGTGCTGATCGAGCTGATAGCCACCGTCGTCCTCATCGTGATGTTCGCCGTCCACATCACCCGGGGACCGCAGGTGGTGACCGAGACCGCGGGCACCGGGGCCGGGCACCAGACCGGCTACATGGGCGCGTTCCTGGTGGCCTCACTGGCGTCCGCGTACGTCATGTACGGCTTCGACACGGCCGCCTCGCTCGGCGAGGAGTCCCTCGACCCGTCCCGCAACGCGCCGCGCGCCATCATCCGCGCCATCGTCGCCTCGTTCGTCCTGGGCGGTCTGATCCTGCTGCTGGCGCTGATGAGCGTCTCCAGCCTGAAGGGCGACAAGCTGTCCACGGACGGTCTGCAGTACATCGTGCTCGACGTGCTCGGTTCGACGGCCGGCAAGGCGATGCTGTGGTGCGTGCTGATCGCGGTGACCGTGTGCGCGCTGGCCGTCCACACGGCGGCCATCCGCCTCACCTTCGCGATGGCCCGGGACAACAACCTGCCCGCGTCCTCCCTGCTGGCCAAGGTCAGCCCGCGGTTCCAGACCCCGGTGCTCCCCGCGGTGATCATCGGCGTGCTCGCCGTGGCGATCCTCGTCGTCAACATCCGCCAGCCGCAGATCTTCACGGTCGTCACCAGCATCGGCATCATCATGATCTACCTCGCCTACCTCGGCGTCACCGCGCCGATGCTGGTGGCCCGGCTGCGCGGCAGGTGGCAGCCCGCGGGTGACGGCAAGTTCTCGCTGGGCCGCTGGGGGCTGCTGGTCAACATCGTCGCCGTGGTGTGGGGCACCGCCATGACGATCAACCTGATCTGGCCGCGGGCCGAGGTCTACAACGCGGCCGCCCCGTTCCACTGGTACCTGCGCTGGGGCGCGGTGCTGTTCGTCGCGGTCATCATGGGCGGCGGCTTCGCCTACTACTGGTTCGTCCAGCGGCACCGGACCGGCGTGCTCTCCGAGCACCAGCTGCGGCCCCCCGCCACCACGACTCCCCTCGCCTCCCCGGCGGCCGACTGA
- a CDS encoding GMC family oxidoreductase N-terminal domain-containing protein, which translates to MSTDEFDYVVVGGGTAGNVVAARLSQDPSATVCVLEAGPSDVGDDDILKLERWMGLLESGYDWDYPVEPQSSGNSFMRHARARVLGGCSSHNSCIAFWAPAEDLDDWAGAGCTGWSAADLFPLYQRLENNDAPGDHHGRTGPVKLRTLTSDDPCGTALLEACAQAGIPTTPFNTGSTVVRGANWFQINSDEDNIRQSSSVAYLHPVLGKRPNLEVRTGVRAKKLVLDGPRCVGAEYLDPDLIHTRTVRARREVIVSCGAIDTPKLLMLSGIGPAGHLREVGVEVVVDSAGVGENLQDHPEGVIMWEAAQPMTTTSSQWWEAGIFYDTEPGLDRPDLMFHYGSVPFDMNTARWGYPTSENAFCLTPNVTRARSRGTVRLRTRDYRDKPKVDPRYFTHEHDVRVMTYGLRLARRIAEQPALSGWAGAELAPGPDVRTDDELLDYIHKTHNTVYHPSCTVKMGADDDPSAPLDARLRVKGVAGLRVADGSVMPDLVSVNPCITTMMIGEKCADLLKEDA; encoded by the coding sequence GTGAGCACCGATGAGTTCGACTACGTGGTGGTCGGCGGCGGCACCGCGGGCAACGTGGTGGCGGCCCGCCTGTCCCAGGACCCGTCCGCCACGGTGTGCGTGCTGGAGGCCGGCCCGAGCGACGTCGGCGACGACGACATCCTGAAACTGGAACGCTGGATGGGCCTGCTGGAGTCCGGCTACGACTGGGACTACCCGGTCGAGCCGCAGTCCAGCGGCAACAGCTTCATGCGGCACGCCCGTGCCAGGGTGCTGGGCGGCTGCTCGTCGCACAACTCCTGCATCGCCTTCTGGGCCCCGGCCGAGGACCTCGACGACTGGGCCGGGGCGGGCTGTACGGGCTGGAGCGCGGCGGACCTCTTCCCGCTCTACCAGCGGCTGGAGAACAACGACGCGCCCGGCGACCACCACGGCCGCACCGGCCCGGTGAAGCTGCGCACGCTCACGAGCGACGACCCGTGCGGCACCGCCCTGCTGGAGGCGTGCGCCCAGGCCGGCATTCCGACGACGCCCTTCAACACGGGTTCGACGGTGGTGCGGGGCGCCAACTGGTTCCAGATCAACTCCGACGAGGACAACATCCGTCAGTCGTCGTCGGTGGCGTACCTGCATCCCGTCCTGGGCAAGCGGCCCAACCTGGAGGTGCGCACGGGGGTGCGGGCCAAGAAGCTCGTACTCGACGGCCCGCGGTGCGTGGGCGCCGAGTATCTGGACCCTGACCTGATCCACACGCGGACGGTACGGGCCCGGCGCGAGGTGATCGTGTCCTGCGGCGCGATCGACACCCCGAAGCTGCTGATGCTGTCCGGCATCGGACCGGCCGGACATCTGCGCGAGGTCGGCGTGGAGGTCGTGGTGGACTCGGCCGGCGTCGGAGAGAACCTCCAGGACCACCCCGAGGGCGTCATCATGTGGGAGGCCGCGCAGCCCATGACCACCACGTCCAGCCAGTGGTGGGAGGCGGGCATCTTCTACGACACCGAACCGGGCCTGGACCGGCCCGACCTGATGTTCCACTACGGGTCGGTGCCGTTCGACATGAACACCGCGCGCTGGGGCTACCCCACGTCCGAGAACGCGTTCTGCCTCACGCCGAACGTCACGCGGGCGAGGTCGCGGGGAACGGTCCGGCTGCGCACCCGCGACTACCGGGACAAACCCAAGGTCGACCCGCGCTACTTCACGCACGAGCACGACGTGCGGGTCATGACGTACGGGCTCAGGCTCGCCCGGCGGATCGCCGAGCAGCCCGCGCTGAGCGGCTGGGCGGGTGCGGAACTGGCGCCCGGTCCGGACGTCCGGACCGACGACGAGCTGCTCGACTACATCCACAAGACCCACAACACGGTCTACCACCCGTCGTGCACCGTGAAGATGGGCGCGGACGACGACCCCTCGGCCCCGCTCGACGCGCGGCTGCGGGTCAAGGGGGTCGCGGGGCTGCGGGTGGCGGACGGCTCGGTGATGCCGGATCTCGTCAGCGTCAATCCGTGCATCACGACCATGATGATCGGCGAGAAGTGCGCGGACCTCCTGAAGGAGGACGCGTAG